From Penicillium psychrofluorescens genome assembly, chromosome: 1, one genomic window encodes:
- a CDS encoding uncharacterized protein (ID:PFLUO_000886-T1.cds;~source:funannotate), protein MSDREFSSNDDLSLPKATVQKIITEILPPSSGQTFAKDARDLLMECCVEFITLISSEANDISEKEAKKTIACEHVEKALRDLGFGDYIPSVLAIAEEHREQLKSREKKQSKMEQSGLSEEELMRQQQELFRSATEKYNAGPE, encoded by the exons atgtccgatCGAGAGTTCAGCT CAAACGATGACCTGTCGCTTCCCAAAG CGACGgtccagaagatcatcaccGAGATCCTGCCCCCATCATCCGGTCAAACGTTCGCCAAGGATGCGCGCGACCTGCTGATGGAATGCTGCGTTGAGTTCATCACCCTGATCTCCTCCGAGGCCAACGACATCAGCGAGAAAGAGGCGAAAAAGACGATTGCCTGCGAACACGTGGAGAAAGCATTACGGGATCTGGGCTTTGGTGATTATATTCCCAGCGTGCTTGCTATCGCGGAGGAGCACcgcgagcagctcaag TCCCGCGAAAAGAAGCAGAGCAAGATGGAGCAGAGCGGACTGTctgaggaggagctgatgcggcagcagcaggaaTTGTTCCGGTCGGCGACAGAGAAGTACAACGCGGGGCCTGAATaa
- a CDS encoding uncharacterized protein (ID:PFLUO_000887-T1.cds;~source:funannotate): protein MAAKTIIVTGASRGIGLAIAKYLLSAPQSHNVVVVARSVEPLQKLKEQYSKQVEVLNGDLADFSLAQKAVDLALQSFGQLDGMVLNHGILGQVGKLADTEVQQWQEAFNINFISLIAFTKAALPALRQSKGRIIFTSSGAAVNAYRGWAIYAATKAAMNNFAMSLGSEEPDVTSVSIRPGMVNTEMQRALREDHATTLDSEMHSKFTTVHKDGKLLQPEQPGHVMAKLVLDAPKDLSGRFLSWNDKELETFQT, encoded by the exons ATGGCAGCCAAGACCATCATCGTCACAGGAGCCTCAAGAGGCATCGGTCTGGCCATAGCCAAGTACCTTCTCTCCGCCCCGCAATCCCACAATGTGGTGGTCGTCGCCCGCAGCGTAGAGCCTCTAcagaagctgaaggagcAGTACAGCAAACAGGTCGAGGTCCTGAACGGCGACCTGGCGGATTTCTCTCTGGCCCAAAAGGCTGTCGACCTAGCCCTCCAGTCCTTCGGCCAGCTGGATGGCATGGTTCTCAACCACGGCATCCTGGGCCAGGTGGGTAAGCTCGCGGATACGGAGGTGCAGCAGTGGCAGGAAGCCTTCAATATCAATTTCATCAGTCTCATCGCCTTT ACTAAAGCGGCTCTTCCAGCCCTGCGCCAGTCCAAAGGAAGAATCATCTTCACCTCGTCTGGCGCTGCGGTAAATGCCTACAGGGGCTGGGCTATCTATGCTGCCACCAAGGCGGCAATGAACAACTTTGCCATGAGCCTGGGCTCAGAGGAACCTGACGTGACATCGGTGTCCATTCGACCTGGCATGGTGAACACCGAGATGCAACGGGCGTTGCGAGAGGACCATGCCACGACTCTGGATAGCGAGATGCACTCCAAGTTCACGACGGTCCACAAGGACGGAAAGCTTCTCCAGCCCGAGCAGCCGGGCCATGTCATGGCCaagctggtgctggatgCACCCAAGGACCTCAGCGGGCGCTTTCTATC ATGGAACGACAAGGAGCTCGAGACATTTCAGACATAA
- a CDS encoding uncharacterized protein (ID:PFLUO_000888-T1.cds;~source:funannotate): protein MANYLASIFGTEQDKVNCSFYYKIGACRHGDRCSRKHVKPSYSQTVLMPNMYQNPAYDPKNKMNPSQLQNHFDAFYEDVWCEMCKYGELEELVVCDNNNDHLIGNVYARFKYEEDAQQACDALNSRWYAARPIYCELSPVTDFREACCRLNSGEGCVRGGFCNFIHRKDPGPELDRDMRLSTKKWLRERGRDARSVTRSPSPEPTRRMY from the exons atggccaactATCTCGCCTCCATCTTCGGTACCGAGCAGGACAAGGTCAATTGCTCCTTCTATTATAAGATTGGCGCATGCCGCCACGGTGACCGCTGCTCCCGGAAACACGTCAAACCGTCGTACTCGCAGACCGTTCTGATGCCCAACATGTACCAAAACCCCGCCTACGACCCCAAGAACAAGATGAACCCGAGCCAGCTCCAGAACCACTTCGACGCCTTCTACGAGGACGTCTGGTGCGAGATGTGCAAGTATGGCGAACTTGAGGAACTCGTCGTGTGCGACAATAACAATGATC ACTTGATCGGCAACGTCTACGCACGGTTCAAATacgaagaagatgcgcagcAAGCCTGCGATGCACTCAACTCGCGCTGGTACGCCGCCCGGCCCATATATTGCGAGCTCTCACCTGTGACGGATTTCCGAGAGGCGTGTTGTCGTCTGAATAGCGGCGAAGGCTGTGTGCGCGGCGGGTTCTGCAACTTCATTCACCGCAAAGACCCTGGCCCCGAGCTCGACCGAGATATGCGACTATCGACGAAGAAATGGTTGAGGGAACGGGGCCGTGATGCACGAAGCGTTACTCGGAGCCCGAGTCCAGAGCCGACCCGGCGGATGTATTAG
- a CDS encoding uncharacterized protein (ID:PFLUO_000889-T1.cds;~source:funannotate) produces the protein MDDVEYNDANRAFIQAFMARSSMTLPEVQPVLAAIISQHEGRTVEPDDVTAEHLSSFISAANSAISPFDLEIRSSLNQASQANSQGTTTPVPERFYALVNTTSDALTQLATTRSADEIAFVKRILDYMFDTNNTRRCEGMTISSIQAIQQAKTSGDAGRRRSTNVGGAQANQGGTAQPLSMTQAENVMRQLVDEGWLEKSRKGLFTLTPRALMELRGWLVLTYNDDVTRIKNCAACKEIITVGQRCGNLDCPGRLHDHCMRNFFRMQQAEKCPVCKEEWPGDQFVGERAIAAQQGRRPITAAVPRETAPPSSMPNGHHNASQDENGDEDEG, from the exons ATGGACGATGTCGAGTATAACGATGCCAACCGCGCCTTCATCCAGGCCTTCATGGCGCGCTCATCCATGACCTTGCCAGAAGTCCAGCCGGTCCTGGCAGCCATAATTTCACAGCACG AGGGTCGTACAGTCGAGCCCGACGATGTCACCGCAGAACatctctcctccttcattTCCGCCGCCAACTCGGCAATATCCCCCTTTGACCTCGAGATCCGCAGCTCCCTAAATCAAGCCTCTCAAGCAAACTCACAGGGTACGACCACCCCAGTACCGGAGCGGTTCTACGCGCTTGTCAACACAACCAGCGATGCTCTAACGCAACTCGCGACCACCCGCTccgccgacgagatcgccTTCGTCAAGAGAATTCTGGACTACATGTTCGATACAAATAACACCCGGCGGTGTGAAGGAATGACCATTTCAAGCATCCAGGCTATCCAGCAGGCCAAAACTTCGGGGGATGCCGGTCGACGGCGGTCTACGAATGTCGGTGGCGCGCAGGCGAACCAGGGGGGAACTGCACAACCTCTGAGTATGACACAAGCAGAGAACGTTATGAGGCAATTGGTCGATGAAGGCTGGCTCGAGAAGAGCCGCAAGGGATTGTTTACCCTCACCCCACGGGCGTTGATGGAGCTGCGTGGCTGGTTGGTCTTGACATACAATGACGATGTCACGCGGATCAAGAATTGTGCTGCATGCAAAGAAATCATCACAGTG GGCCAACGTTGTGGCAATCTTGATTGCCCAGGTCGTCTGCACGACCACTGCATGCGGAACTTCTTTCGAATGCAGCAAGCAGAAAAGTGCCCCGTGTGCAAAGAAGAATGGCCCGGTGACCAGTTTGTTGGAGAGAGAGCCATTGCTGCGCAACAGGGCCGACGACCGAttactgctgctgttccgCGCGAGACCGCTCCCCCGTCGAGCATGCCGAATGGTCATCATAATGCATCTCAAGATGAaaatggcgacgaggatgaagggTGA
- a CDS encoding uncharacterized protein (ID:PFLUO_000890-T1.cds;~source:funannotate), with translation MCLEAYIVHVVYFRKQVLRLIRRSDPGVLSDFAQLIAQLEKCGESFPRHLHLNEINAYVNEENNQLSSFYSLHLLYNQCFCDLYRVTLPGYRFPLSAILTEQRPDSVRALQSQCAYYAQRITAILQNALSRGTKGFGDPICAICAYESSKIQIVYARTCAKEDKTAVTQNLGINLTALEIITGWDKKRVVLVSSLAKLLQDFGFSDLANEWVTRNRMRPQSSDDAPPETHHLHPLALYRMTWKEISWPQRTDTSIASTLSRPSYWPDADNGGNRAQQNDPHTSAPMEEIPFDLEGMPSVDDQLLPDVDSYLQMADDFSNYLTWDPWNFGYSLDRI, from the exons ATGTGTCTTGAGGCTTATATCGTCCATGTCGTGTATTTCCGAAAACAGGTTCTACG GCTGATTCGACGTTCCGACCCGGGCGTGCTATCCGATTTTGCCCAGCTCATTGCCCAACTTGAAAAATGTGGTGAAAGCTTCCCCAGACACTTGCATCTCAACGAGATCAACGCATATGTCAATGAGGAAAACAATCAACTCTCGTCCTTCTATTCGCTACATCTACTGTACAACCAGTGCTTCTGCGATCTGTACCGAGTCACTCTCCCAGGATATCGATTTCCTTTGTCCGCAATCCTGACCGAGCAGAGACCGGATAGCGTGCGAGCCCTGCAGAGCCAATGCGCGTACTACGCTCAAAGGATCACTGCAATTCTCCAGAATGCGTTGAGCCGGGGGACCAAAGGGTTTGGCGACCCAATATGCGCAATTTGTGCCTATGAATCTTCCAAGATTCAGATTGTGTATGCTCGAACCTGTGCAAAAGAGGACAAGACTGCTGTCACCCAGAACTTGGGTATCAATCTGACTGCTCTGGAAATCATCACCGGCTGGGATAAGAAGAGAGTTGTTTTG GTATCGTCACTCGCGAAATTACTTCAAGATTTCGGATTTTCCGACTTAGCCAATGAGTGGGTGACACGAAACAGAATGAG ACCTCAAAGTAGCGATGATGCCCCACCAGAAACGCACCATCTACACCCGTTGGCGCTTTACCGTATGACTTGGAAGGAGATTTCATGGCCTCAACGGACGGACACTAGTATCGCCTCAACACTATCCCGTCCAAGTTACTGGCCTGATGCAGATAACGGCGGTAATCGAGCCCAGCAGAATGACCCTCACACATCTGCTCCAATGGAGGAAATACCTTTCGATCTAGAAGGAATGCCTTCAGTAGACGATCAGCTGCTGCCGGACGTGGACTCCTATCTACAAATGGCGGATGATTTTTCGAATTACCTTACTTGGGACCCGTGGAACTTTGGTTACTCTCTCGATCGAATATAA